In Haladaptatus cibarius D43, the sequence CTCCGATTAGTCGATTCGCTCGGCGACGGCGCGCAGTTGCTCGATTCGCTCGGTTCGGGCCGAATCGCGGAGCGCCTCCTGCGTGTCGTCGGGGCAATTCAGTTCGGGGACTGGCGTTGGCGTGCCCGACTCATCCAGCGCGACGAAGGTGAAAAACGAGGTGGTCGTTTCGCGCTCTTCGCCTTTTTTCGGGTCTTCGGCGCGGACGTTCACCTTCACGTCGATGCTAGTTCGCCCCGTGTCGAAGACGAACGCCTCCACGACGGCGACTTCGCCGAGGTCGATTGGCGAGATGAAATCGACGTGGTCCATCGACGCCGTCACGCACTGATTGCCGCAGAATCGCATCGCCGCAATCGCACCGCAGATGTCCATCCAGTGGAGCACTGCACCACCGAGTGCCCGCCCGAGGTTGTTGGTGTCGTTCGGCAGGAGCAGTTCGGTCATCTCGGTGTACGAGTCCATCAGCGTCGCGGTGTCTGCCATGTCCGGTGATTGTCGGCAGGCCTATTTAGTTGGTCACGGTTCGGTCGGCGCGTCAGCGTTATCATCTTCGCTACCGATTTATCAGCATGAGTCGGGAGGTGGGAAACAGATTACTCTCCGACGACGCCGTCATCTCGGTCGTCGGAGACGGAGTGTATCAACTCGATGTGGATGGCAATTTTTTGTCAACCAACGACGCCATGGTTGGGTTGACGGGATACGCCCGCGACGAACTCATCGGTTCGCCGTTTTCGCTGCTGTTCGGCGACGAGGATACAGCGCGATTCGACGCCGAAATCGAAGCCCCACTGTCGAAGGGCGACGAAATTCGAACCGTAGCTGTCTCCGTTCACACCGCAGATGGAGAGTCCGTTCCCTGTGAACTCCGATTTTCGGTCGTGCAGTCGGAGGATGGTTCAGTCGCCAAAACCGCTGGTATCGTCGGCGTCGCTCGTGACGTGTCGCAGAACGCGGAGCTAAAAGCACAACACGTCGAATTGGAACGACTACGCCGTATCAATGCCGTCATCCGAAGCATCGACCGCGCGGTCGTTCGGGCCGAAACCGCCGACGAAATCGAGCAGTCGGTGTGTGACCGACTCGCCGATGCGGAACCGTATCTATTCGCCCTCATCGTCCGTTTCGACCCGCAGTTCGAGGAGCTAACGCCGCAGACGTGGGCAGGAGAACGCGAGGAGTACGTCGGATATCTCCGAGAGGCGAACCTCGACGTTTCCGAAGGGCCGGGTGCGAAGGCAGTCAAAACCCGAAACATACAGGCGGTACAGGACATCGACGGGGGCGAATACGATTGGAGTGACCCGGCGTCGAAGTGTGGCTTCAAATCGCTTGCGGCGGTTCCGCTTGCCCACGAACAAACCGTTTACGGGGTACTCGCGGTCTACTCGGACAGACCGTACGCATTCGATGAACCGGAGCGCGAACTGCTCTCGGAACTCGCAGAACTGGTCGGCTACGCGCTGTTCGCGGTGAAAACGCAGCAGGCACTCGTTGGAGAGCGAGTCATCGAACTGGAATTTCGGCTCGCGGACGAGGAGTACGTCTTTACCACCCTCTCGGCGAAAGAGGAGTGTACCGTCCAGTTGGAAGATGCGGTACTGCGCCCGGACGATTCGCTGTTGTTGTACGTCTCGGTACAGGGTAGTGACCCAAAACAGGTAGTCGAGTTCTGTCGGGAGTTCGACGACGTGTCGCATCTCCGCGTGCTGAGCACGCGAGAGGATGAATGCTCGCTCGAAATCCGGTACGGCGAACCGATGGTTCTTCGGTCGCTCTCACACCACGGCGGCGTCATCAAATCCGCCGTCGCGGAGGATGGCGTTTCCCACGTTCAGATCGACCTGCCGGAAACGGGGGACGTTCGCCAAATCGTCGATTTGCTCGGCGAGGTTTTCGACACCGCGGAACTCGTTTCCCGACGAACCGTCGAACGACCGGTCGAAACGCGCGCGGAGTTTCGGGATACCTTGGACGAGGGATTGACCGACCGCCAACGAACGGTTCTCGTTGCGGCCTATCGCAGCGGCTACTTCGACTGGCCCCGCGAGAGTACCGGCGAGGAACTGGCCGAATCGCTCGACATCGCTCCGCCGACTCTGCACAAGCATCTCCGCCTCGCGGAGCAAAAACTGCTCTCGACGATTTTCGACGCCGACAACCGGGGCTAATCGTTTAGCCCTATCGCTCAATGCCGTCCGGTGGATGGTTTCTACCGTGCCATCCGACACACTCCCTGAAACCGACGCTGACGCGAATCGGCTCAAAACGACCGCTTCGTCCTCCCTGAACGGGCTTTTTAGAGCTTGTTCCGACCAGATGCGCCGAGAAACGCTGGTCGTCCTGCGGACGAAAAACGGCCCAATCTCGCTGTCCGAACTCGCACGCACGATAGACGAAGACACCGAGCAGGCACGCATGTCGCTCGTCCACGTTCATCTGCCGATGTTGGATGCACTCGGACTTGTTCACTGGAATCGAGAACGCGAATCCGTGGAATTCGCTACCGTTCCGCGAGAGTTTCGTGGCCTGCTCGCTACTATCGAACGCGAGCGATAGTGATATTTTTCACACAGAACCCCACTCCTACTTAAAGACTCAACTATTGAACGCATAGTTGGATAGGAACTCCTGTGGTACTCCCGATGAGCGTGAACCAAACCGTGCTACGAGAAGAACCAGAACCAGTCGCCTCGGCCCAATATTCGTGGGGCGGCGAAATGACACTCGTCCATACCATCGTCGAAACACTCGCGTCGGCGACCGGACAATCCCCCGAAGACCTCCCGCCACTCCACAACGCCGTCGATGTCGATGCCCTCGAATCGATTTTCGGCCCCCGCGGAAACGGCCAGCATCGCGCCGTTACGGGCGAAATATCGTTCCTCATCGAGGAACACGAAGTCGTCGTGAAAAGCCACGGTCGCGTCCTCGTCCGCTCTGCTGAGTAACTTGGAAATTTTGATTGTCGGGGAGTGTTGGGTACGTGTTTAGCCGTGATTGTGGATACGGAATCTGGAAGTGTCGTCTATGATGAATGGAAGAAATCCGGGCAATCTCCCGTCTGTCCTGTGTATCGTTCTGGTCAATCTACTGCTAATTCCTTTTGCGACTATCTTTGACTGGGAGAACGGTGAGTTACTGTTCGTCTACCTGATTCAAAACATACTGGTTATTGTGCTCTACAGCGGATTTATCGCGTTTGCAACGAAAGAACCCAGACTAAATGAGTACAGTCCACGAGCAGTGCTCATTCCATTCGTTTCTACGCGTTCTGGCTGGACACAGATAGTCAACTGGCTCCCGCCAATCAATTACTGAAACATTCAGTTTATAGCGTGGCCTCTCTTGTTCGGACTGGCATTTTGGCAAGTTGTTGGAACACTATTTACTGATTTGTCCGACCTTGACCCTCTGATTGAGGGAGGTCCCAATACACCCGTCGAAAGCTACGTAGATGTTGTCACTGCTGCTGCCTCTTTTGAGGCAATTATAATTGCAGTGTTGATTTTCGGACTGTTATGTGCGCTTATTTGCCGTGATTTCTTTGGACAAGAACAGTACGAACGCTTTTCAGCACCCGAACTGACAGAGATTCCAATTCGGATTGGATTGTATTGGTTTGTTACAATAATTTTCACACACGTCGTGATCATTCTCACAGCACCCTTTTATCGCCTTTTTCGACGTACCAATGTACAGTGGATTCAGAGTCGTCGCGTTATTTTTAACGATGAAAGTTCTGCTCGAATGGGAACTCATTACGATTCAAAGGGGAGAGAACCCGAGCAAAATTGTTTACTGGTTCACACTCTTTTGGTCTGGCCCGCAAAAACCCGATGATGCTCAGACCTAATCGTGACTCGACCCTCCCTATCGAAACAGCGCAAATTAGTCTTCGTTGTGACCTCCTCTCTCCACTCCTTTGTCACAACTCTCAATAGCGTGGCGACTGTCGCCTGTGTCACAACCGCATTCACGAATCAACACGAGTATCCCAAAAGCCAAATCCACACGTTTCTATGAAATATCATGTCCAATTGCTCTCGTGAAAAAATTGCCGCGTCACCGATAACGGTAAAAACGGAGGGTGAGTAGCGTCACTGATGACCGAACAGGACCCACCGCCGTCGCTTGATGGCGAGGGGAGCGTGCGAGTCGTCGGGACTGCCCACGTTTCTGCGAAAAGCGTCGAACGAGTCGAAGAGGCCGTCGAAGAGGAACAACCGGACACGGTCGCTGTCGAACTCGATGAGGGGCGCTACCGGCAGATGCAGGGCGAGATGGCCGACGACTTAGACCCGTCTGATTTGCTCCACGGCAACACCGTCTTTCAGTTTCTCGCGTACTGGATGCTCTCGTATGTGCAGGCCCGAATGGGGGAA encodes:
- a CDS encoding acyl-CoA thioesterase encodes the protein MADTATLMDSYTEMTELLLPNDTNNLGRALGGAVLHWMDICGAIAAMRFCGNQCVTASMDHVDFISPIDLGEVAVVEAFVFDTGRTSIDVKVNVRAEDPKKGEERETTTSFFTFVALDESGTPTPVPELNCPDDTQEALRDSARTERIEQLRAVAERID
- a CDS encoding bacterio-opsin activator domain-containing protein, which encodes MSREVGNRLLSDDAVISVVGDGVYQLDVDGNFLSTNDAMVGLTGYARDELIGSPFSLLFGDEDTARFDAEIEAPLSKGDEIRTVAVSVHTADGESVPCELRFSVVQSEDGSVAKTAGIVGVARDVSQNAELKAQHVELERLRRINAVIRSIDRAVVRAETADEIEQSVCDRLADAEPYLFALIVRFDPQFEELTPQTWAGEREEYVGYLREANLDVSEGPGAKAVKTRNIQAVQDIDGGEYDWSDPASKCGFKSLAAVPLAHEQTVYGVLAVYSDRPYAFDEPERELLSELAELVGYALFAVKTQQALVGERVIELEFRLADEEYVFTTLSAKEECTVQLEDAVLRPDDSLLLYVSVQGSDPKQVVEFCREFDDVSHLRVLSTREDECSLEIRYGEPMVLRSLSHHGGVIKSAVAEDGVSHVQIDLPETGDVRQIVDLLGEVFDTAELVSRRTVERPVETRAEFRDTLDEGLTDRQRTVLVAAYRSGYFDWPRESTGEELAESLDIAPPTLHKHLRLAEQKLLSTIFDADNRG
- a CDS encoding DUF7344 domain-containing protein, producing the protein MVSTVPSDTLPETDADANRLKTTASSSLNGLFRACSDQMRRETLVVLRTKNGPISLSELARTIDEDTEQARMSLVHVHLPMLDALGLVHWNRERESVEFATVPREFRGLLATIERER
- a CDS encoding HalOD1 output domain-containing protein, encoding MSVNQTVLREEPEPVASAQYSWGGEMTLVHTIVETLASATGQSPEDLPPLHNAVDVDALESIFGPRGNGQHRAVTGEISFLIEEHEVVVKSHGRVLVRSAE
- a CDS encoding DUF6498-containing protein; translation: MNGRNPGNLPSVLCIVLVNLLLIPFATIFDWENGELLFVYLIQNILVIVLYSGFIAFATKEPRLNEYSPRAVLIPFVSTRSGWTQIVNWLPPINY